The proteins below come from a single Eriocheir sinensis breed Jianghai 21 chromosome 11, ASM2467909v1, whole genome shotgun sequence genomic window:
- the LOC126996847 gene encoding uncharacterized protein LOC126996847, which yields MARELRSNPKTSCAVIMSRFALHNFLLERQGPGQVSEGLCAPDDGPQERFAGESDAEGESYRRHVLHEWFSDEAEDQETHLGPSECCVNQPAPMSALWTSFRIDWHSSPLHALALPAFLPHREEEERPSSTPNKWLPKVD from the exons ATGGCGAGGGAGCTCCGTTCGAACCCCAAGACGTCCTGCGCTGTCATCATGTCCCGCTTTGCCCTCCACAACTTCCTCCTGGAGCGTCAAGGCCCAGGGCAGGTCTCCGAGGGTCTGTGTGCCCCCGATGACGGTCCACAAGAAAGGTTTGCTGGGGAGAGTGATGCTGAAGGGGAGTCCTACAGGCGCCACGTCCTGCACGAGTGGTTCAGCGACGAGGCAGAGGACCAGGAGACTCACCTTGGCCCTTCAGAG TGTTGTGTTAACCAGCCTGCCCCGATGTCTGCCCTGTGGACCTCCTTCAGGATAGACTGGCACTCCTCTCCCCTGCACGCCTTGgccctcccagccttcctcccgCACAG agaggaggaagaacgtccttcctccacccccaacAAGTGGCTCCCGAAGGTTGACTGA